Within Acidimicrobiales bacterium, the genomic segment GACCGACCCCCTCCGGTGATCCACCCGGACGGCGGCTGATAGCATGACCCCTCGCTCGATTCGCGGGTCATCCCGCATTCGGGTCGATGTAGCGAGGTCCTGTGGTGCAGTTTGGAGTGCACGCCGGCCTGTCAAGCCGGAGGCCGCGGGTTCAAATCCCGTCAGGACCGCGGTCGGATAGCTCAGCTGGTAGAGCGCGCGCCTGAAAAGCGTGAGGTCCGCGGATCGACACCGCGTCCGACCACCGAGAAGGCCCCCTTTTTTTGGCGGGGCCTTTCTCATGTTGCCGGGCCGTTGGACCTCCCCACAGGCGAGGTGCGTGATACACAGTGACAGAACAGGGTCACTCCGTGATAAGGCAGGGTCTGAGCGCCGACGAGGTGGCGCACAGGGTGGCCCTCGGTCAGGTCAACGGAGGTCGCGAGCCCGGCAGCCGGACTCTCGGGGAGATCCTGCGGGCAAACCTGCTGACCCGCTTCAACTTCATTCTCGGAGCGCTGCTCGCTGTCATCTTGGTTGCAGGTCGCCTGCAGGACGCTCTTTTCGGCATCGTGCTCGTGACGAACGCCTTGATCGGAATCGTCCAGGAGGTCCGGGCCAAGCGAACGCTGGACCGGCTGTCGATCATCAGTGCGCCCAGCGTTAGGGTAATCCGCGATGGGCATCTCGGCGAGGTCGCGATCGACGACGTCGTGCTCGATGACCTGATCGACGTACGGACCGGGGACCAGATCGTCGCCGACGGCGAGGTCATCGATAGCACGGGCCTCCAGATCGACGAGTCGTTACTGACCGGCGAGTCGGATCCCGTGGACAAGAGCCCGGGAGCTCGGGTCCTCTCGGGGAGTTTTGTCGTGGCCGGATCGGGCCTCTACCAAGCGACTGCAGTCGGCCAGCAGGCCTACGCCCGCAAGCTCACCTCTGAAGCGAAGCGTTTCTCGCCGGCTCGTTCGGAGTTAATCGACGGGATCAACCGATTGTTGCGCTATATCAGTTGGGCCATCCCGCCTGCGGCAGCGCTCTTGGTGTTCAGTCAGTTGCAGACGAAGTCGGGGTGGCGTGACGCCGTTAGCGGCGCGGTCGCCGGATTGGTCGGCATGGTCCCGCAGGGTCTGGTTTTGCTCACCAGCATCGCCTTCGGCGTGGCAGCCGTAACCCTCGCAGCGCGCAAGGTACTCGTCCAGCAGCTTCCGGCGGTCGAAGGACTTGCCCGCGTCGACGTGGTCTGCTTCGACAAGACCGGGACCCTCACCGACGGTTCAATCAGGTTGGATCGCATCGAGACTGTAGATGGCGAAGCGCAGGCAGTCGCAGAAGCGGCACTCGCAGCGCTCGCCCAAGACGAAAACCGCAACTCGACGCTTGCAGCGATCGGCGAGGCATTTCCTTCTTCGACCGGGTGGCGGCGTCGAGGCGCGGTGCCGTTCTCTTCCTCGCGCAAATGGAGCGCCGCAGACTTCGGTGATCACGGCATCTGGGTACTCGGCGCGCCCGAGATAATCCTGTCTGGCGACCACGCCGACCCGGCCCTGTCACGTGCCGCCGAGGTCGCGGCGACCGGCGAGCGGGTGGTCGCGCTAGCCCGGTCCGATGGCGAACTCGACGGCGAGCGACTTCCGCCTCGGGTTCGCGCCGTAGCTTTGGTCGTTCTCTCAGAGCGAATCCGCTCGGACGCGGCGGACACTCTTGCGTATTTCGCCAAGCAGAACATCAGTTGCAAGGTGATCTCCGGTGACAACGCGGAGACGGTTGCAACCGTCGCGGCGCGGGCAGGTCTCCACGGGGCGAACGCCATCGATGCTCGCTCACTCCCCGATGACAACGATGGAGTCGGTTCCGCGCTGGAGACCCACTCTGTGTTCGGACGGGTGACGCCCCGTCAGAAAGAAGCGATGGTCAAAGCCCTGCAGATGCGAGGTCACACCGTGGCGATGACAGGTGACGGTGTCAACGACGCTCTCGCCCTGAAGCTCGCCGATATCGGTATCGCCATGGGCTCGGGGACGCCCGCGACCAAGGCGGTGGCAGAGATCGTCCTACTTGACGATCGATTCGCAACGCTCCCAGACGTCGTCGCAGAGGGTCGCCAAGTCATTGCCAACATCGAGCGAGTCGCCAACACCTTCATCACCAAAACGGTGTGGGCGACGGTTCTCGCTATCGGAGTCAGCGCCCTGGTGTGGCCGTATCCCTTCCTTCCACGGCACCTGACCATCATCGACTCGCTGACTATCGGTGTCCCATCCTTCTTCCTCGCCCTCGCCCCTAATCAACGACGGTACGTGCCCGGCTTCATCGATCGTGTACTCCGCTTCGCGGTGCCCGCGGGCATTGTGCTCGCAGCAGCCGTCTTCGCCGGATACTCGCTGGCGCGAGAACAGGGTCGATCGCTTGTAGATCAGCGCACCTCCGCCCTATTGATTGCAATGATTCTGAGCTTCGGCGTGCTCCTGCTTTCCGCCTTGCCAGTGACTTGGAGGCGCAGCCTGCTGTTGGGTCTGGTCTCCGTCGGCATAGTGCTGCTCTTCCCGTTCACTCCGGTGCGGAAGTTCTTCGCCGTGGATGTGCTGCCAGCCGGTCTCACCACCTGGGCAATTGTCATCGCTGCCGTCAGCCTCCCCCTGTTGTACCTCGCGTGGACGTCATCGACGCGACGCAGCCTTCGATCCGAAGATCAGCGTCCGGGCGGTTCGTGATCTCAGCTAGGCGTCGTCTGCTGTCCGGGCGTAGGAAGCGCCGACCGGATCGTCCCCCGGTGCCTCATCTGGCCGGATGATGACGACCGGGCATAGCGCATGGTGGGCGCATTCGGTACTAACCGACCCCAGAGTGATGTCCTTGAGCCCGCTCAGGCCCCGCGACCCCACCACCAGCATGTCGGCTCCCTCACTCGCCGCGATCAAGGCGGCGCCGGCGGGCGGGTCGCACGTCCGCCCCGTAACGAGGAGGCCAGGGACCAAGGCCCGGGCCTGGGCGACGGCCTGGTCGAGCACCGACCGTTCGTAGGGAAGCATGTCCGGGGCCAAGGCCTCCATGGCCACTTCGCGTGCGAACCCAGCGTGAACGATCTCGAGCGCCACGCCACGAAGCTGGGCCTCGGCGGCCGCCCAAGCCAACGCCCGCATGCTCGGGGGCGATCCGTCCAC encodes:
- a CDS encoding HAD-IC family P-type ATPase yields the protein MIRQGLSADEVAHRVALGQVNGGREPGSRTLGEILRANLLTRFNFILGALLAVILVAGRLQDALFGIVLVTNALIGIVQEVRAKRTLDRLSIISAPSVRVIRDGHLGEVAIDDVVLDDLIDVRTGDQIVADGEVIDSTGLQIDESLLTGESDPVDKSPGARVLSGSFVVAGSGLYQATAVGQQAYARKLTSEAKRFSPARSELIDGINRLLRYISWAIPPAAALLVFSQLQTKSGWRDAVSGAVAGLVGMVPQGLVLLTSIAFGVAAVTLAARKVLVQQLPAVEGLARVDVVCFDKTGTLTDGSIRLDRIETVDGEAQAVAEAALAALAQDENRNSTLAAIGEAFPSSTGWRRRGAVPFSSSRKWSAADFGDHGIWVLGAPEIILSGDHADPALSRAAEVAATGERVVALARSDGELDGERLPPRVRAVALVVLSERIRSDAADTLAYFAKQNISCKVISGDNAETVATVAARAGLHGANAIDARSLPDDNDGVGSALETHSVFGRVTPRQKEAMVKALQMRGHTVAMTGDGVNDALALKLADIGIAMGSGTPATKAVAEIVLLDDRFATLPDVVAEGRQVIANIERVANTFITKTVWATVLAIGVSALVWPYPFLPRHLTIIDSLTIGVPSFFLALAPNQRRYVPGFIDRVLRFAVPAGIVLAAAVFAGYSLAREQGRSLVDQRTSALLIAMILSFGVLLLSALPVTWRRSLLLGLVSVGIVLLFPFTPVRKFFAVDVLPAGLTTWAIVIAAVSLPLLYLAWTSSTRRSLRSEDQRPGGS
- a CDS encoding universal stress protein, whose product is MTDATGSERAVPRIVVGVDGSPPSMRALAWAAAEAQLRGVALEIVHAGFAREVAMEALAPDMLPYERSVLDQAVAQARALVPGLLVTGRTCDPPAGAALIAASEGADMLVVGSRGLSGLKDITLGSVSTECAHHALCPVVIIRPDEAPGDDPVGASYARTADDA